One window from the genome of Acinetobacter sp. ANC 7912 encodes:
- a CDS encoding IS3 family transposase (programmed frameshift) has product MEHKREQRVKRTQRDYSFAFKMMVVHEVEKGQITYKQAQAKYGIQGRSTVLVWLRKHGQQDWTSNMPTSSKRQLTPQQRIRQLEKQLAAEKLKTEFIQDVIYHIDKECGTDLGKKVYRARFKDWQSQRRLSVSRYCQWLGITRQAYYQAEKRAQMTAQATEQILELVMEYRCLMPSIGTRKLYWLIKGKLLQRGLKCGRDQLFKILKENNLLIRPKRRYTKTTDSKHWMKKHPNLLKDYSAVQANEVFVSDITYVESAEGVHYLSLVTDAYTRQIKGYKLSNDMRAENVVQALHMAMQQATDRATRMIHHSDRGAQYCSELYQSALRHYGICPSMTDGKDCYQNALAERINGILKQEFLTTRCQTMKELDHLIAESIMIYNCYRPHLSLNMNTPNQMYEQTKTELIA; this is encoded by the exons ATGGAACATAAACGAGAACAACGAGTTAAACGTACACAACGTGACTATAGCTTTGCCTTTAAAATGATGGTGGTACATGAAGTAGAAAAAGGGCAAATTACTTATAAGCAAGCTCAGGCAAAATATGGTATTCAAGGAAGATCAACTGTGCTGGTATGGTTACGCAAGCACGGACAACAGGACTGGACTTCGAATATGCCGACTTCTTCTAAACGCCAATTGACACCCCAACAACGAATCCGCCAATTAGAAAAGCAGTTAGCCGCAGAAAAGCTTAAAACTGAATTTATTCAGGATGTGATTTATCACATTGATAAAGAATGTGGGACTGATCTTG GGAAAAAAGTATACCGAGCACGTTTCAAAGATTGGCAAAGCCAAAGAAGACTAAGCGTTTCACGTTATTGTCAGTGGTTGGGAATCACCCGACAAGCTTATTATCAAGCAGAAAAACGTGCTCAAATGACTGCACAAGCAACTGAACAAATACTTGAGTTGGTTATGGAATATCGCTGTCTCATGCCAAGTATCGGAACACGTAAGCTGTATTGGCTTATTAAAGGCAAATTGTTGCAACGTGGTTTAAAGTGTGGACGGGATCAGTTATTTAAAATATTGAAAGAAAATAACTTATTGATTCGCCCTAAGCGTCGCTATACAAAAACTACGGATAGCAAGCATTGGATGAAGAAGCATCCAAATTTATTAAAGGATTATTCAGCAGTGCAAGCCAATGAAGTCTTTGTTAGTGATATTACCTATGTTGAGAGTGCTGAAGGTGTGCATTATTTATCCTTGGTGACAGATGCTTATACCCGACAGATTAAAGGTTATAAGTTATCGAATGATATGCGTGCGGAGAATGTTGTGCAGGCTCTACATATGGCGATGCAGCAAGCGACAGATCGAGCGACTAGGATGATTCATCATTCAGATAGAGGTGCTCAATATTGCTCTGAGCTATATCAATCGGCATTGCGCCATTATGGGATATGTCCTTCCATGACAGATGGCAAGGACTGTTATCAGAATGCATTAGCAGAGCGAATTAATGGAATATTAAAGCAGGAGTTTTTAACCACGCGATGTCAAACCATGAAGGAGTTAGATCACTTAATTGCGGAATCTATCATGATTTACAATTGTTATAGACCGCATTTAAGTTTAAATATGAACACCCCGAATCAGATGTATGAGCAAACAAAAACCGAGCTAATTGCTTAA